The Flavobacterium faecale genome has a segment encoding these proteins:
- a CDS encoding DUF3820 family protein — protein sequence MNDNQEQLIKLAHTKMPFGKYEGRFLIDLPEFYVVWYHNKGFPKGELGQQLALIYELKLNGLEDLIRNIKKRYPKPR from the coding sequence ATGAACGATAATCAAGAGCAGCTTATCAAATTGGCGCACACCAAAATGCCTTTTGGTAAATATGAAGGTCGGTTTTTAATCGATTTGCCCGAGTTTTATGTGGTTTGGTACCACAATAAGGGTTTTCCAAAGGGGGAGTTGGGACAACAACTAGCGCTTATTTATGAATTAAAACTAAATGGTTTAGAAGATTTAATTCGAAATATAAAAAAAAGGTATCCTAAACCTCGCTAA
- a CDS encoding AIR synthase related protein yields MSSDTSKRYALRGVSASKEDVHNAIKNIDKGLFPQAFCKIVPDYLTQDENYCLIMHADGAGTKSSLAYMYWKETGDLSVWKGIAQDALIMNIDDLLCVGATDNILLSSTIGRNKNLIPAEVISAIINGTEELIKELDSFGVTIHSTGGETADVGDIVRTIIVDSTVTARMPRSKVIDNANIKAGDVIVGLASFGQASYEKGYNGGMGSNGLTSARHDVFEKYLATKYPESFDAAVPDDLIYSGQVKLTDAVENSPIDAGQLVLSPTRTYAPIIKTILDKYNSEDIHGMVHCSGGAQTKILHFVNDLHIIKDNLFPVPPLFQLIQEQSKTDWKEMYQVFNCGHRMEIYVPEAVAQDIIAISKSFNVVAQIVGRVEAADTKKLTITSEYGTFEY; encoded by the coding sequence ATGAGTTCAGATACTTCAAAAAGATATGCCCTTCGTGGGGTTTCAGCGTCCAAAGAAGATGTTCATAACGCGATAAAAAACATAGATAAAGGATTATTTCCACAAGCATTTTGCAAAATTGTACCTGATTATTTGACTCAGGACGAGAATTATTGCTTGATTATGCATGCCGATGGAGCAGGAACAAAATCCTCTTTAGCGTATATGTATTGGAAAGAAACTGGTGATTTATCGGTATGGAAAGGGATTGCTCAAGATGCCTTGATCATGAATATTGACGATTTATTGTGTGTTGGGGCAACTGATAATATTTTGCTTTCGTCAACAATTGGTCGAAATAAAAATTTGATTCCAGCTGAAGTTATTTCTGCTATTATCAATGGAACCGAAGAATTAATTAAAGAATTAGATTCTTTTGGCGTAACCATACATTCTACTGGTGGAGAAACTGCCGATGTGGGTGATATCGTTCGTACTATAATTGTAGACTCTACGGTTACAGCGCGCATGCCACGTAGCAAAGTTATTGACAATGCCAATATCAAAGCAGGTGATGTTATTGTAGGTTTGGCTTCATTCGGTCAAGCTTCTTATGAAAAAGGATACAATGGTGGAATGGGTAGTAACGGCTTAACGTCTGCTCGTCATGATGTTTTTGAAAAATATTTGGCTACAAAATACCCAGAAAGTTTTGACGCTGCTGTTCCAGATGATTTAATTTATTCAGGACAAGTGAAATTGACCGATGCGGTGGAGAATTCTCCCATCGATGCAGGACAATTGGTGCTTTCGCCAACACGTACCTATGCACCGATTATTAAAACTATTTTAGATAAATACAATTCAGAGGATATTCACGGAATGGTGCACTGTAGTGGTGGAGCGCAAACGAAAATCTTGCATTTTGTGAATGATTTGCATATTATAAAGGATAATTTGTTTCCAGTACCACCATTATTTCAATTGATTCAGGAGCAATCCAAAACCGATTGGAAAGAGATGTACCAAGTATTTAACTGCGGTCACCGTATGGAAATTTACGTTCCCGAAGCAGTAGCGCAAGATATAATTGCAATTTCAAAATCGTTCAATGTTGTAGCTCAAATCGTAGGTAGAGTAGAGGCAGCTGATACTAAGAAATTAACAATTACCAGCGAATACGGTACTTTCGAGTATTAA
- a CDS encoding NAD(P)/FAD-dependent oxidoreductase, which yields MKKEEYKIYIVGAGISGLIAARVLEENGFCPTIIEATDQVGGRVKTDTIDGYQLDHGFQVLLTAYPAVQKYLNSADLDLQYLLPGATIFKNGVQKTLGDPLRAISLLFPTLFSGIGSLSDKIKILKLNLLLKKTNLDVIFAKPEKTTLQYLKDFGFSDEIITTFFKPFFAGIFLEPSLQTSSRMFEFVYKMFGEGSAALPKAGMEVIPIQIKANLKQTAFLFNTKVSSVQDGKITLENGEVLNSDYVILATEKNDLIKNDLDNKVDWKSCETFYFVTEKAVLSRPIIGLVADKDALVNNIFYHTSVATKSSGAKDLLSVTVVKDHGLTSENLRIQVEEELKQYCGINDLRFIKQYSIIKALPNLENLKYEMEPLETMLSKGIFVAGDTLLNGSLNAAMISGERAALGVVQAILNDVNEL from the coding sequence ATGAAAAAAGAAGAGTACAAAATATATATTGTAGGTGCGGGAATTAGCGGACTTATAGCTGCGAGAGTTCTGGAGGAAAATGGTTTTTGTCCCACTATTATTGAAGCTACCGATCAAGTAGGAGGTCGTGTAAAGACGGATACTATAGACGGATATCAATTAGACCACGGTTTTCAGGTGCTATTGACAGCATATCCTGCAGTTCAAAAATATTTAAACAGTGCCGATTTAGATTTGCAGTATTTGTTGCCTGGTGCAACTATTTTTAAAAATGGTGTACAGAAAACACTTGGTGATCCCTTGCGTGCCATTTCGTTATTGTTTCCAACGCTTTTTTCAGGAATTGGCTCGCTTTCGGATAAGATTAAAATTCTGAAACTGAATTTACTACTAAAGAAGACTAATTTAGACGTGATTTTTGCTAAGCCAGAGAAAACTACTTTGCAATATTTAAAAGATTTTGGTTTTTCAGACGAAATTATAACTACGTTTTTTAAACCTTTTTTTGCAGGCATCTTTTTAGAACCATCGCTACAAACCTCTAGTCGAATGTTTGAATTTGTATATAAAATGTTTGGCGAAGGTTCGGCTGCGCTACCCAAAGCGGGTATGGAGGTTATCCCAATTCAAATAAAAGCTAATTTGAAGCAGACTGCTTTCCTTTTTAATACCAAAGTTTCTTCTGTACAAGATGGAAAAATAACACTTGAAAATGGAGAAGTATTAAATAGTGACTATGTGATACTTGCAACAGAGAAAAACGATTTAATCAAAAATGATCTCGATAATAAAGTAGATTGGAAATCCTGTGAAACATTTTATTTTGTAACAGAAAAAGCGGTTTTATCCAGACCTATTATTGGTTTAGTAGCTGACAAAGACGCTTTGGTAAATAATATTTTTTACCACACTAGTGTCGCTACAAAATCCTCTGGAGCCAAAGATTTGTTATCTGTAACGGTGGTAAAAGATCATGGTTTAACATCAGAAAATTTAAGAATTCAAGTAGAAGAAGAACTCAAACAATACTGTGGTATTAATGATTTACGATTTATAAAACAATATTCGATCATAAAAGCATTACCAAATTTAGAAAACTTGAAATACGAGATGGAGCCTTTAGAAACAATGTTGTCAAAAGGAATTTTTGTCGCTGGCGATACGTTATTGAATGGTTCGTTAAATGCTGCAATGATTTCAGGCGAAAGAGCAGCGTTAGGAGTTGTACAAGCGATTTTAAACGATGTTAATGAGTTGTAA
- a CDS encoding TetR family transcriptional regulator C-terminal domain-containing protein: MTTQNSTTDREGIISMYMDYTLENSKKPDSVYLFAKANHITEADFYKEFGTLEAVDKAIFGLFFSKTVDLIAKDPAYHEYETKNKLLSFYFTFFEMLTMNRSYVLLTLKEHKNMLKNMSQLAPLRTDFKNYFGEILDDNYLLKQEKIQKIQLKGLQESAWIQFLFTMKFWMDDDSAAFEKTDIYIEKSVKLSFELINVAPLDSLIDFGKFLFKEKTQKM; the protein is encoded by the coding sequence ATGACAACTCAAAATAGTACAACAGACAGAGAAGGAATTATTTCCATGTATATGGATTACACTTTAGAAAACAGCAAAAAACCAGATTCAGTTTATCTCTTTGCGAAGGCAAACCATATCACCGAAGCTGACTTTTATAAAGAATTCGGAACCCTAGAAGCTGTTGACAAAGCTATTTTCGGTTTGTTTTTCTCTAAAACTGTTGATTTAATTGCAAAAGACCCAGCCTACCACGAATATGAAACTAAAAACAAATTGTTAAGTTTTTATTTTACATTTTTCGAAATGTTGACAATGAACCGTTCTTACGTGCTTCTTACTTTGAAAGAACACAAGAACATGTTGAAAAACATGTCACAATTGGCACCGCTACGCACAGACTTTAAAAATTATTTCGGCGAAATTTTAGATGATAATTATTTACTTAAACAAGAAAAAATTCAAAAAATTCAATTGAAAGGATTGCAAGAAAGTGCCTGGATTCAGTTTCTATTTACGATGAAATTTTGGATGGACGATGATTCAGCAGCTTTTGAAAAGACAGATATTTATATCGAAAAATCGGTGAAACTAAGCTTTGAACTTATAAACGTTGCACCACTTGATAGTTTGATAGATTTTGGCAAATTTCTTTTTAAAGAAAAAACACAAAAAATGTAA
- a CDS encoding ABC1 kinase family protein, whose protein sequence is MKTLDSIPTSKIERATKLVQTGAKIGVNYIKYYGEKIVNSDLTKDKLNESNAADIYDGLKDLKGSALKVAQMLSMDKNFLPQAYVEKFSLSQFSVPPLSAPLVLKTFKNSLGKNPNEIFDDFNANSVNAASIGQVHQATKNGKKLAVKIQYPGVANSISSDLAMVKPVAIRMFNLQGKDSDKYFKEVEDKLIEETDYKLELKQSQEVEAACSHIPNLIMPQYYPEYSTDKILTMDWMDGVHVSEFKNTNPEVANQVGQALWDFYMFQLHILKKVHADPHPGNFLISKENKLIALDFGCMKIIPDSFYTPYFELVDPKIINDPVIFEAKLTLLEIIKPEDTKEEKEYFTKMFYDLLSLFTEPFQGETFDFSDGIFFGKIAQLGERFAKDTNLKKMNGSRGSKHFIYMNRTFFGLYNLLFDLKSKINVNQYKTLAR, encoded by the coding sequence ATGAAGACACTAGACAGCATCCCCACATCAAAAATTGAACGCGCTACAAAACTGGTCCAAACTGGAGCAAAAATTGGCGTGAACTACATAAAATACTACGGAGAAAAAATCGTTAATTCTGATTTGACGAAAGATAAATTGAACGAAAGTAACGCGGCAGACATTTATGACGGACTAAAAGATCTAAAAGGAAGTGCCTTGAAAGTAGCTCAAATGTTGAGCATGGACAAGAATTTTTTACCGCAAGCTTATGTAGAAAAATTCTCTTTGTCTCAATTTTCTGTGCCACCACTCTCTGCACCCTTAGTTTTAAAAACGTTTAAAAATAGTTTAGGTAAAAATCCCAATGAAATATTTGATGATTTCAATGCCAATTCTGTAAACGCTGCAAGTATTGGTCAAGTGCATCAAGCTACCAAAAATGGTAAAAAATTGGCCGTGAAAATCCAATATCCCGGGGTTGCCAACAGCATCTCTTCTGATTTGGCAATGGTAAAACCTGTAGCGATTCGAATGTTTAACTTACAAGGAAAAGATTCTGATAAGTACTTTAAAGAAGTTGAAGATAAATTAATCGAAGAAACGGACTATAAGTTAGAACTCAAACAAAGTCAAGAGGTTGAAGCTGCTTGCAGCCACATACCAAATTTGATCATGCCACAATATTATCCTGAATATTCTACGGATAAAATTTTGACAATGGATTGGATGGACGGCGTTCATGTATCTGAATTTAAAAACACCAACCCTGAAGTTGCTAATCAAGTTGGACAGGCATTATGGGATTTTTATATGTTTCAATTGCATATTCTTAAAAAAGTACATGCTGATCCGCATCCTGGAAATTTTCTTATCAGTAAAGAGAATAAACTTATTGCACTTGATTTTGGTTGCATGAAAATTATTCCAGATTCGTTTTACACTCCGTACTTTGAATTGGTCGATCCTAAAATAATTAACGATCCCGTAATTTTTGAAGCTAAACTAACTTTATTAGAAATCATTAAACCCGAAGATACTAAAGAAGAGAAAGAATATTTCACTAAAATGTTTTATGACCTTCTGTCTTTATTCACAGAACCTTTTCAGGGAGAGACTTTTGATTTTTCGGATGGAATATTTTTCGGAAAAATTGCTCAATTGGGAGAACGTTTTGCAAAAGATACCAATTTGAAAAAAATGAATGGTAGTCGCGGATCTAAACATTTCATTTATATGAACCGCACCTTTTTCGGATTGTACAATTTACTATTCGATTTAAAATCAAAAATCAATGTTAACCAATATAAAACTTTAGCACGATGA
- a CDS encoding TIGR03643 family protein: MSIELTPLESDRIIEMAWEDRTTFEAIFMQFGLKEQEVINHMRQELKPSSFKRWRARVQGRKTKHAKLRTFMEGRFKCSRQRQITLNKISKR; encoded by the coding sequence ATGAGTATTGAATTAACTCCATTAGAAAGTGACCGCATAATCGAAATGGCGTGGGAAGACAGAACTACTTTTGAAGCCATTTTTATGCAATTTGGATTAAAAGAGCAGGAAGTAATCAACCACATGCGCCAAGAATTGAAGCCGTCTAGCTTTAAGCGCTGGAGAGCACGTGTACAAGGACGTAAAACCAAGCATGCCAAATTAAGAACCTTTATGGAAGGCCGATTTAAATGCAGTAGACAAAGACAGATTACCTTAAATAAAATATCAAAAAGATGA
- a CDS encoding SDR family NAD(P)-dependent oxidoreductase: MKNILIIGGSKGIGKAILEQQIDTNTIINLSRTAPEVTHTNLTHHTIDISTDELPEIDSIDTLIYCPGTINLKPISSLSLDDFRHDFEVNVIGAVKAIQKYLPALKKGNKPSILLFSTVAVKLGMPYHASVAASKAAIEGLVKSLGAELAPTIRVNGIAPTITDTSLASTILRNDRMKENMIERHPMKGYLNTEEVASMANFLISDQAQSMSGQIIPMDYGIVSFKL, encoded by the coding sequence ATGAAAAACATCCTAATAATTGGAGGAAGTAAAGGAATAGGAAAAGCGATTCTAGAACAACAAATCGATACCAATACAATCATCAATCTAAGTAGAACCGCGCCAGAGGTTACTCATACTAATTTAACGCACCATACTATAGACATTAGTACCGATGAATTACCTGAAATAGATAGTATCGACACCCTTATTTATTGCCCAGGAACTATTAATCTAAAACCGATTAGTAGTTTAAGTCTAGACGATTTTAGACATGATTTTGAAGTCAACGTAATTGGTGCTGTAAAAGCCATTCAAAAATACTTACCAGCGCTCAAAAAAGGCAATAAGCCATCCATATTATTATTTAGTACTGTTGCTGTAAAACTAGGTATGCCTTATCACGCTAGTGTTGCTGCGTCTAAAGCTGCAATTGAAGGATTGGTAAAATCATTGGGAGCAGAATTAGCGCCAACGATTCGCGTGAACGGAATTGCGCCTACAATCACAGATACAAGCCTTGCCTCAACTATATTACGCAACGATCGCATGAAAGAAAACATGATCGAACGTCACCCGATGAAAGGGTACTTAAACACTGAAGAAGTTGCGTCGATGGCCAACTTCTTAATTTCAGACCAAGCACAATCAATGTCTGGTCAAATAATCCCAATGGATTACGGGATTGTTTCATTCAAACTTTAA
- a CDS encoding glutamine synthetase III: MSTIRFQALREASSRKPVHFEESGRKSALFGTNVFNEKAMKQYLTSDAFKAVQSAIQHGTKIDRKLADYIAMGMKEWALYKGVTHYTHWFQPLTGATAEKHDAFFETSFDGSDPVEKFGGAQLVQQEPDASSFPNGGIRNTFEARGYTAWDPTSPAFIFGTTLCIPTVFISYTGEALDNKIPLLRALSAIDEAATEVCKYFDKNVKKVTATLGWEQEYFLIDKALAESRPDIMMTGRTLLGHTSAKGQQLDDHYFGAIPTRALVYMRDLEQECMLLGIPVKTRHNEVAPNQFEFAPIFEETNLAVDHNCLLMDVMQKVAERHYFKVLLHEKPFKGVNGSGKHNNWSLATDTGINLLSPSKTPMTNLQFLTFFINTIKAVNDYESLLRSSIATASNDHRLGANEAPPAIISVFIGQQLTKVLDELKEVTKGKLSPEEKTDLKLNVVGKIPEVILDNTDRNRTSPFAFTGNKFEFRAVGSSANCSNAMTTLNTMVAKQLKDFKIEVDSLIDAKAMKKDDAIFNVLREYIKKLKKILFEGDGYSQAWEEEAAKRGLSNFKTTPEALKARISKQAMELFSEMGIMNQIELEARYEIELEEYAKKIQIEGRVLGDIATNHVIPTAIRYQNTLIENVKGLKDIFGAEFESIAKEQIILIKTISKHIEGINSKVGEMTEERKSANGLKDAQLIAEAYCEKVKPYFDVIREHCDKLELLVDNELWTLTKYRELLLTK; encoded by the coding sequence ATGTCTACAATACGTTTTCAAGCTTTGAGAGAAGCATCATCAAGAAAGCCAGTTCATTTTGAAGAATCTGGTCGAAAATCAGCCCTTTTTGGAACCAATGTCTTTAATGAAAAGGCAATGAAGCAATATTTAACTTCTGATGCTTTCAAGGCAGTTCAAAGTGCTATTCAACATGGAACCAAAATTGATAGAAAACTAGCGGATTATATCGCTATGGGCATGAAGGAGTGGGCTTTGTATAAAGGAGTGACTCATTATACACACTGGTTTCAACCCTTAACGGGTGCTACCGCAGAAAAACACGATGCTTTTTTTGAAACATCTTTTGATGGTTCAGATCCTGTGGAGAAATTTGGAGGCGCACAATTGGTACAACAAGAGCCAGATGCTTCTAGTTTTCCGAACGGAGGGATACGTAATACCTTCGAAGCGCGAGGGTATACCGCTTGGGATCCTACTTCTCCTGCATTTATATTTGGTACTACTTTGTGTATTCCTACCGTTTTTATCTCGTATACGGGAGAAGCTTTAGATAATAAGATTCCATTACTTCGAGCTTTATCTGCCATCGATGAAGCGGCTACCGAGGTTTGTAAATATTTTGATAAAAATGTAAAAAAAGTAACTGCGACCTTAGGTTGGGAACAAGAATACTTTTTGATTGATAAAGCCTTAGCAGAATCTCGCCCGGACATCATGATGACCGGAAGAACGCTTTTAGGACACACCTCTGCCAAAGGGCAACAGTTAGACGATCATTATTTTGGAGCTATTCCTACACGTGCACTTGTGTATATGAGAGACTTGGAGCAGGAGTGTATGTTGCTTGGCATTCCGGTGAAAACACGTCACAATGAAGTAGCGCCAAACCAGTTCGAATTTGCGCCTATTTTCGAAGAAACCAATTTGGCAGTTGATCACAATTGCTTATTGATGGATGTGATGCAAAAGGTTGCCGAAAGACATTATTTTAAAGTTTTGTTACACGAAAAACCTTTTAAAGGTGTAAATGGTTCGGGTAAACACAACAACTGGTCTCTTGCTACCGACACGGGTATCAATTTGTTGAGTCCAAGTAAAACGCCGATGACCAATTTGCAGTTTTTAACTTTCTTCATCAATACGATCAAGGCGGTTAATGACTATGAATCGTTGTTAAGATCGTCAATTGCTACGGCTAGTAATGATCATCGATTGGGAGCAAATGAGGCTCCACCAGCAATAATATCTGTTTTTATTGGTCAGCAATTAACCAAGGTTTTGGACGAATTGAAAGAGGTGACCAAAGGAAAATTGTCTCCTGAAGAAAAGACAGATTTGAAATTGAATGTAGTTGGTAAAATTCCAGAGGTGATTTTGGATAATACAGATAGAAATAGAACGTCACCATTTGCATTTACAGGGAATAAATTTGAATTTCGTGCCGTTGGATCGTCTGCAAATTGTTCTAATGCAATGACCACGCTAAATACGATGGTGGCAAAACAATTAAAGGATTTTAAAATCGAAGTAGATTCATTAATCGATGCCAAAGCCATGAAAAAAGATGACGCCATCTTTAATGTCTTGCGTGAATACATCAAAAAATTAAAGAAGATTCTTTTTGAAGGCGATGGTTATAGCCAAGCTTGGGAAGAGGAAGCTGCAAAAAGAGGGTTGAGTAATTTTAAAACAACTCCCGAAGCTTTAAAAGCTAGGATTTCAAAACAGGCAATGGAATTGTTTTCGGAAATGGGAATCATGAACCAAATCGAACTTGAAGCGCGTTACGAAATAGAGTTGGAAGAATATGCTAAAAAAATTCAGATCGAAGGTCGTGTTTTAGGTGATATCGCTACGAATCATGTGATTCCGACTGCTATTCGATATCAAAATACGTTGATCGAAAATGTCAAAGGATTAAAAGATATTTTTGGAGCAGAATTTGAATCGATTGCCAAGGAGCAAATTATATTGATAAAAACCATTTCGAAACATATCGAAGGAATTAATTCGAAAGTAGGTGAAATGACCGAAGAGAGAAAATCGGCGAATGGTTTGAAAGATGCGCAATTAATAGCTGAAGCTTACTGCGAAAAAGTGAAACCCTATTTTGATGTGATTCGTGAGCACTGTGATAAATTAGAACTTTTGGTTGATAATGAATTGTGGACCTTAACAAAATATAGAGAATTATTGCTTACTAAATAG
- a CDS encoding glutamine synthetase beta-grasp domain-containing protein — MAKIKLEYLWLDGYVPTQNLRSKTKVEEHENFQGTLEEIGNWSFDGSSTRQAEGGSSDCLLVPVAIYPDPARINGYLVMCEVMNADGTPHASNGRATIDDDNDDFWFGFEQEYFIMDTKTLLPLGFPIGGYPAPQGMYYCSVGGKNTHGRKLVEEHADLCIDAGLNFEGINQEVAAGQWEYQLFAKGAKKAGDEIWVSRYLLDRLTEKHGYYIEYHPKPLGDTDWNGSGMHANFSNEVLRTCGSRETFEKICEAFRPVTKEHIAVYGAHNEERLTGKHETASIHDFSFGISDRGCSIRIPLMVVQKGWKGWLEDRRPASNGDPYKIAARIIKTVKSAL; from the coding sequence ATGGCTAAAATAAAATTAGAATACCTTTGGTTAGATGGTTACGTACCAACTCAAAATTTAAGAAGTAAAACTAAGGTTGAAGAACACGAAAATTTTCAAGGGACTCTAGAAGAAATAGGTAACTGGTCATTTGACGGTTCATCTACTAGACAAGCTGAAGGAGGTTCATCTGATTGCCTTTTAGTACCAGTTGCTATTTATCCAGATCCAGCACGTATCAATGGTTACTTAGTTATGTGTGAAGTTATGAATGCTGATGGTACACCACACGCATCTAACGGTAGAGCTACTATTGATGATGATAATGACGATTTCTGGTTTGGTTTCGAACAAGAATATTTCATCATGGATACTAAAACTTTATTACCATTAGGTTTCCCAATTGGTGGTTATCCAGCTCCACAAGGAATGTACTACTGTTCTGTAGGTGGAAAAAACACACACGGAAGAAAATTAGTTGAAGAGCATGCTGACTTATGTATTGATGCAGGTTTAAACTTTGAAGGTATCAACCAAGAAGTTGCTGCAGGACAATGGGAATACCAATTGTTTGCAAAAGGAGCTAAAAAAGCAGGTGATGAAATTTGGGTATCTAGATACTTATTAGATCGTTTGACAGAGAAACATGGTTACTATATTGAATACCACCCAAAACCACTTGGTGATACTGACTGGAATGGTTCAGGTATGCACGCTAACTTCTCTAACGAAGTTTTAAGAACATGTGGTTCAAGAGAGACTTTTGAAAAAATATGTGAAGCTTTCCGTCCTGTAACTAAAGAGCATATTGCTGTTTATGGTGCACATAACGAAGAGCGTTTAACTGGTAAGCACGAAACTGCATCTATCCACGATTTCTCTTTCGGAATTTCAGATAGAGGATGTTCTATCCGTATTCCTTTGATGGTTGTACAAAAAGGATGGAAAGGATGGTTGGAAGACAGAAGACCAGCATCTAACGGTGATCCATACAAAATTGCTGCTAGAATTATCAAAACAGTTAAATCTGCATTGTAA
- a CDS encoding TerC family protein, whose protein sequence is MTVWICFICAILAFLALDLGVFNKTPHEITSKEAGKWTAIWVALSLIFSGVIFWLYDQKLVENPDQLKPAVASIKYITGYLIELSLSVDNIFVIAIIFAAFKIPKKYQHRVLFWGIIGAIVFRGAMIYFGVLIIKKFSWTTYLFGAFLLYTAIKMLFSKEDEETFNPKKSFVYRYLRKLTPITTKIEGEHFFVKRRHLTAATPLFVALIVIEVMDVIFALDSVPAILAITSDPFLVFSSNIFAILGLRSMYFFLANMLERFSYLEYSLIAILSFVGIKMLAHDFIHIPEWGSLVFIALALIAGIAVSLIKNKGEIEA, encoded by the coding sequence ATGACTGTATGGATCTGTTTTATATGTGCTATTTTGGCTTTCTTAGCCTTAGACTTAGGTGTATTCAACAAAACGCCTCATGAAATAACATCAAAAGAAGCCGGAAAATGGACTGCTATTTGGGTAGCGCTATCATTGATTTTTTCTGGCGTTATTTTTTGGTTGTATGATCAAAAATTGGTCGAAAATCCCGATCAGCTTAAACCTGCTGTTGCATCAATAAAATATATTACTGGCTATTTAATCGAACTCTCCTTGAGTGTTGACAACATTTTTGTCATAGCAATAATTTTTGCTGCTTTTAAAATTCCCAAAAAGTACCAGCACCGTGTATTGTTTTGGGGAATCATTGGCGCTATCGTTTTTAGAGGTGCTATGATCTATTTTGGTGTATTGATTATCAAAAAGTTTTCATGGACAACCTATCTTTTTGGAGCCTTCTTGCTCTACACTGCAATAAAAATGCTGTTCTCAAAAGAAGACGAAGAAACTTTTAATCCAAAAAAATCTTTTGTTTATCGCTACTTACGCAAATTAACACCCATTACTACAAAGATAGAAGGAGAACATTTTTTTGTAAAAAGACGTCACCTCACAGCGGCAACACCTCTATTTGTAGCATTAATTGTTATTGAAGTTATGGATGTAATTTTTGCATTGGATAGTGTACCTGCAATCTTAGCCATTACATCAGATCCTTTTTTAGTATTTAGTTCGAATATATTCGCCATTCTTGGTTTGCGCTCCATGTATTTTTTTCTAGCTAATATGCTCGAACGTTTTAGCTATCTTGAATACAGCCTTATTGCAATTCTGAGTTTTGTGGGAATAAAAATGCTAGCTCATGATTTTATTCACATTCCAGAATGGGGTTCTCTAGTATTTATAGCGTTAGCACTTATTGCCGGTATTGCAGTCTCGTTAATTAAAAATAAAGGAGAAATTGAAGCATAA
- a CDS encoding DUF4197 domain-containing protein translates to MKKALLILLVISFSSCAELQQIANQLPVNQGTTGLDIAGGLKEALNNGITKQVTKLTAADGFYKNEAVKILLPAELQKVDSGLRKIGLSSLADEGLKAINRAAEDAVKEATPIFISAVKNMSFNDATGILMGSNNSATAYLENTTTTALYAKFNPVVKNSFSKVGADKVWSNIITKYNSIPLVTKVNPDLNDYVTNQAMSGVFKMIAVEEKDIRTNLNARTSTLLKSVFAIQDKK, encoded by the coding sequence ATGAAAAAAGCCCTCTTAATTTTACTTGTAATTTCTTTCTCTAGCTGTGCCGAATTGCAACAAATCGCCAATCAACTACCCGTAAATCAAGGTACAACCGGCTTAGACATTGCAGGAGGATTAAAAGAAGCACTCAATAACGGAATCACGAAGCAAGTAACTAAATTGACTGCAGCTGATGGTTTCTATAAAAATGAAGCCGTAAAGATTTTGCTACCGGCAGAATTACAAAAAGTAGACTCTGGTTTGCGTAAAATTGGCCTTAGTTCACTTGCAGACGAAGGATTAAAAGCAATAAATCGTGCTGCCGAAGATGCAGTTAAAGAAGCTACTCCTATATTTATAAGCGCAGTTAAAAACATGTCTTTCAATGACGCTACTGGCATTTTGATGGGAAGCAACAACTCTGCTACAGCTTATTTAGAAAACACTACAACAACTGCTTTGTATGCAAAATTCAATCCTGTGGTAAAAAACTCTTTTAGCAAAGTAGGAGCTGATAAAGTTTGGAGCAATATCATTACCAAATACAACAGCATCCCTTTGGTAACCAAAGTAAATCCTGATTTGAATGATTACGTAACCAATCAAGCGATGAGCGGTGTATTCAAAATGATTGCTGTAGAAGAAAAAGACATTAGAACAAACCTTAATGCAAGAACCTCAACTCTATTAAAAAGTGTTTTTGCCATTCAAGATAAAAAATAA